A genomic window from Bdellovibrionales bacterium includes:
- a CDS encoding FAD-dependent oxidoreductase gives MNRASVLFAWILFFHIIVHLSFETSAEPTERVDVVIIGAGASGLTAAKEFSEENISYTVLEASSRVGGRIRTDPFPFGLNIISNAGAELIDSTHCDAIGLIKGLGCELVERPRNGLDIFEIKGQFYNWADLTKEIFNTELNALSKIQQIISAAQSSLHEHRELDEKSAASVLLLIENAPLLKGLIETFLLSEYGLPLSQLSGAILSEVIHIDMEGKRIGLLPQNDERYIVKGGTQIFIDRLSDRLGKQIRLNHQVTDITENSDGSFLVRYENGGIIKDIQTKILVSSVPSFQFVNINLHGDSFNGIKVEKAKQFASNGKLILYFSKRIWEDYNISGNGMLEMFSAQMWDSSVLQDTSFGSLTLYFSDKILDTNSDDEILLLSKRILLELERIVPGITQYFIHARYYSWPSSYSDAPRPGEKMLQKNVVSRTGRFFRIGEEYDDLSQGYVNGAVRSAKKVVKNVLNSLGLRKSSSCRSAIGVEIR, from the coding sequence ATGAATAGGGCAAGTGTCCTCTTTGCGTGGATTTTATTCTTTCATATCATAGTGCATCTATCTTTCGAGACTTCGGCTGAACCTACTGAAAGAGTGGATGTTGTGATTATTGGAGCTGGAGCATCAGGTTTGACCGCAGCCAAGGAATTTAGCGAAGAAAATATTTCCTACACTGTTTTGGAAGCCTCCTCTCGCGTTGGTGGAAGAATTAGAACTGACCCGTTCCCATTTGGTTTAAATATTATTTCAAATGCGGGTGCCGAGTTGATAGATAGTACTCATTGCGACGCCATTGGCCTCATAAAGGGGCTGGGCTGTGAGCTTGTGGAACGGCCAAGAAATGGCCTCGATATTTTTGAAATAAAGGGTCAGTTCTACAATTGGGCGGATTTGACAAAAGAAATATTTAATACTGAGTTGAATGCACTCAGCAAGATACAGCAAATAATCTCTGCAGCCCAGAGTAGCTTGCACGAACACCGTGAGTTAGACGAGAAGAGCGCGGCTAGCGTTCTCCTTCTAATTGAGAACGCACCGCTTTTGAAAGGGCTCATCGAAACTTTTCTGTTATCTGAATACGGTCTCCCGCTTTCACAGCTCTCAGGTGCGATTCTTTCCGAAGTGATTCACATTGATATGGAAGGCAAAAGGATTGGACTCCTTCCCCAGAACGATGAAAGGTATATTGTAAAGGGCGGAACACAGATTTTTATTGATCGACTCTCAGATCGCTTGGGAAAGCAGATTCGGCTTAACCACCAGGTTACGGACATTACGGAAAACAGCGATGGGAGTTTTTTGGTTCGATACGAGAACGGCGGAATAATAAAAGACATCCAAACTAAAATCTTAGTATCGTCAGTCCCGTCATTTCAGTTTGTTAACATAAATCTACATGGTGATTCGTTCAACGGGATAAAGGTGGAAAAGGCAAAACAATTTGCTAGCAACGGCAAACTCATTCTTTATTTCTCAAAACGAATTTGGGAAGACTACAACATTTCTGGTAACGGAATGCTTGAAATGTTTTCTGCACAAATGTGGGATAGTTCAGTTTTGCAAGATACCTCATTTGGAAGTCTAACCCTTTATTTTTCGGACAAAATTCTCGACACAAATTCAGATGATGAAATACTCTTATTGTCAAAACGGATCCTCCTTGAACTTGAGAGAATAGTTCCAGGAATAACTCAGTATTTTATTCACGCACGTTACTACTCTTGGCCGTCATCCTATTCAGATGCACCTCGCCCAGGAGAGAAAATGCTCCAAAAAAATGTCGTTTCTCGAACTGGTCGATTTTTTAGAATCGGAGAAGAGTATGACGATCTTTCGCAGGGATATGTTAATGGCGCCGTTCGCTCAGCTAAGAAAGTAGTGAAAAATGTCCTTAATTCTCTAGGCTTGCGCAAAAGTTCTTCCTGTCGATCCGCGATCGGCGTTGAAATCCGTTGA
- a CDS encoding carboxypeptidase regulatory-like domain-containing protein, producing MAFSQDSNRSSVKISDQESLKEAQGRVLILAFRNGEPSGGVKFEHSSGTYLSAFDGSLMIDLPPGGHSFYIPELERKLAIQVNSGEETQVIVSLLHQRQKSEVSVKVPTGASSEGLKSGESGSLLQVKVVDESSRRPLSGGLVIFSGYEDTLTTNSEGQVEFRLSDGEYSLSIFHPKYQTKTLSGVKVGPDTNKPLVISLTPAINELEEVTILAPKIRGSVSALIEVRRQSSSVTDVMGSEQMSRQGDSDAASSLRRMTGLTLKDGKYVYVRGLGERYSGVQLNQFSLPSPEPNRRVVPLDLFPTAILESVLVQKVIRPICLENLEVGSFSYNPGHYPKNFLLSLP from the coding sequence TTGGCATTTTCTCAAGATTCAAATCGATCTTCTGTTAAAATAAGCGATCAAGAGAGCTTAAAAGAAGCCCAGGGTAGGGTTCTCATTCTTGCGTTTCGAAATGGCGAGCCTTCTGGCGGAGTTAAATTTGAACACAGCTCGGGCACATATTTATCAGCATTCGATGGCTCGCTGATGATCGATCTACCACCAGGTGGCCATTCCTTCTACATCCCTGAATTGGAGCGCAAACTTGCAATTCAAGTGAATTCGGGAGAAGAGACTCAAGTGATCGTGAGCCTTCTTCATCAGCGGCAGAAATCTGAAGTGTCGGTGAAAGTTCCAACGGGAGCTTCCTCGGAGGGCTTGAAGAGTGGTGAGAGCGGGTCACTTCTACAGGTTAAGGTCGTCGATGAAAGCTCACGCCGTCCTCTCTCGGGTGGCCTTGTTATATTCTCGGGATATGAAGATACCTTGACCACAAATTCTGAGGGGCAGGTTGAGTTCAGACTGTCAGACGGTGAATACTCCTTGTCAATTTTTCATCCAAAATATCAAACGAAAACGCTGTCTGGAGTGAAGGTAGGCCCCGATACCAATAAGCCCTTGGTTATTTCGCTCACTCCAGCAATCAACGAGCTGGAGGAAGTCACGATCCTCGCTCCGAAGATCAGGGGCAGTGTTTCGGCACTCATTGAAGTGCGGAGGCAGAGTTCGTCTGTGACGGACGTGATGGGCTCAGAGCAAATGAGTCGACAAGGCGATAGCGATGCTGCGAGCTCACTTCGACGAATGACTGGATTGACTTTGAAGGACGGGAAGTATGTTTACGTTCGAGGATTGGGTGAGCGATATTCGGGCGTACAGCTAAATCAATTTAGTCTTCCGAGCCCAGAGCCAAATCGACGTGTGGTACCCCTTGATTTGTTTCCAACGGCTATACTCGAAAGTGTTCTTGTGCAAAAAGTTATTCGCCCGATCTGCCTGGAGAATTTGGAGGTGGGGTCATTCAGCTACAATCCCGGACACTACCCGAAAAATTTTCTCTTAAGTTTACCTTGA
- a CDS encoding TonB-dependent receptor: MSSNQESADQRLSSRGGGLDWAGIDNGTRKMPAAIRGALKSGKKLVLQQPGSSEGISEAELVQLGRSLPPNYATNRTSEGTPPGFSLAIADRFRIGAARSGIAGSILYGQNADRGERFSRGLNAMSPGRYSTDYNRNSEYAEIETRLAGQVDFGLELNQSNTLSLSSMLLRHTTDFTQQDLKQDPNSTSSIESTTLDWVERQLWTNHLKGKHKLGTSFGQDIEGSWRIGQADAIRDNPDRREYAFERTPTSYQMRGDSGGNRRTYSLLTDRSQEVAADLVLPLGSQRDRLKLKFGASEIKRGRRSEVFRLFFSGDTSGDPIESQLSLANIGPGGFQLQNLTDAADSYRGDQSIVSQYAMADFGPFANWKILAGYRWERSVQTVNTFRYFEPENPFSQSRLEMKDVLPSFAVLWKPNQQWRARLAYSETLARPDFRELSEVGFIDDETGYEVRGNSSLRGTIIQNIDHRWEYYWSPDEYASSGFFLRNSEIR, encoded by the coding sequence TTGAGTTCCAATCAAGAGTCCGCAGATCAGAGACTCTCTTCACGAGGGGGCGGCTTAGATTGGGCCGGAATTGACAATGGGACTCGAAAAATGCCGGCGGCCATTCGGGGAGCTCTGAAATCGGGCAAAAAACTTGTCTTGCAACAGCCGGGTTCGAGTGAAGGGATCTCAGAAGCGGAGCTCGTTCAGTTAGGTCGTTCTCTGCCACCCAATTATGCTACAAATCGAACATCAGAAGGAACTCCTCCAGGCTTTTCCCTAGCGATTGCGGATCGATTTCGAATTGGGGCCGCGAGATCTGGAATTGCGGGTTCGATTCTCTACGGCCAGAATGCGGATCGCGGAGAACGCTTCAGTCGTGGATTGAACGCAATGAGTCCGGGTCGATACTCCACCGATTATAATCGCAATTCAGAGTATGCCGAAATTGAAACTCGGTTAGCTGGACAAGTGGATTTTGGCCTTGAATTAAATCAAAGCAATACGCTGAGTTTGAGTTCGATGCTTCTGCGGCACACAACAGACTTCACGCAACAAGATCTGAAACAGGATCCAAACTCAACGTCCTCCATCGAATCGACAACATTGGATTGGGTCGAGCGACAGCTTTGGACGAATCATCTCAAAGGAAAGCACAAATTAGGCACCTCTTTTGGTCAGGATATCGAGGGAAGTTGGAGAATTGGTCAGGCGGATGCGATTCGAGATAATCCAGATCGAAGGGAGTACGCGTTTGAGCGGACTCCTACTTCCTATCAAATGAGAGGTGATAGCGGAGGCAACAGGCGGACATACTCTCTTTTGACGGATCGTTCCCAAGAAGTCGCTGCTGATTTAGTCTTACCATTGGGTTCCCAGAGGGATAGGCTCAAACTAAAATTTGGTGCGAGCGAAATCAAAAGAGGACGCCGTTCTGAGGTATTTCGACTCTTCTTTTCTGGGGACACATCTGGAGATCCCATCGAAAGTCAGCTGAGTCTCGCGAATATTGGACCAGGCGGCTTTCAATTGCAAAATCTCACAGATGCAGCTGATAGTTACCGAGGTGACCAAAGTATCGTCTCGCAGTATGCGATGGCAGATTTCGGTCCATTTGCGAATTGGAAAATTCTGGCGGGCTATCGTTGGGAACGTTCTGTTCAAACTGTAAATACCTTTCGCTACTTTGAACCCGAGAATCCATTCTCGCAATCTAGACTGGAAATGAAAGATGTTCTTCCCTCCTTTGCTGTATTGTGGAAGCCAAATCAACAGTGGCGCGCTCGTCTGGCATACAGTGAGACTCTGGCGCGCCCGGACTTTCGAGAGCTTTCTGAGGTTGGATTTATAGATGATGAAACCGGATACGAGGTCCGTGGAAATTCCTCTCTGAGGGGTACTATCATTCAAAATATTGATCATCGTTGGGAGTATTATTGGTCTCCAGATGAATATGCATCATCTGGATTCTTTTTAAGAAATTCAGAGATCCGATAG